In Puntigrus tetrazona isolate hp1 chromosome 7, ASM1883169v1, whole genome shotgun sequence, the following are encoded in one genomic region:
- the chst10 gene encoding carbohydrate sulfotransferase 10 isoform X1, producing MMRRHWLLVGACGWVLLILMFISKFINFSFRIPGDYAERREMFVWTFPSVTTKRTAVQWSDKGASQPYILSSVGPSVVEPIDWQSVNEKRLELLSTVCRNSTMWNLTHTTVDKFVLDRIFVCDKHKILFCQTPKVGNTQWKKVLIVLNGMFSKVEAIPENLVHDHERNGLPRLSSMTDTEIHQRLNSYFKFFIVRDPFERLISAFKDKFVKNPRFEPWYKHNIAPAIIRKYRRSHNDDSESVGLQFEDFVRYLGDKSGRQRLDRQFGDNIIHWLTYADLCAPCDISYNVVGHHETLERDAPYILKAAGIADLVSYPNIPPGITRYNRTKVERYFTGISQRDVRRLYASYQGDFSLFDYQRPAFLLD from the exons ATGATGCGCCGTCATTGGTTGCTGGTTGGTGCTTGTGGCTGGGTGTTACTTATCCTTATGTTCATCAGCAAGTTCATCAACTTCAGCTTCAGAATACCAGGTG ACTATGCGGAGAGGAGAGAGATGTTTGTTTGGACCTTTCCATCTGTTACGACAAAACGTACTGCAGTCCAGTGGTCAGACAAGGGAGCATCACAGCCATATATATTG TCCTCAGTTGGTCCCTCTGTGGTGGAGCCCATAGACTGGCAGTCAGTGAATGAGAAGCGTCTGGAGCTCTTATCAACTGTTTGCAGAAACTCAACTATGTGGAACCTTACCCACACAACTGTGGACAAGTTTGTCTTGGACCGCATTTTTGTGTGTGACAAGCATAAAATTCTCTTCTGTCAGACACCCAAAGTTGGAAATACTCAGTGGAAGAAGGTTCTAATTGTCCTTAATG gaATGTTCTCAAAAGTTGAAGCTATACCAGAGAACCTGGTTCATGATCATGAAAGAAATGGTTTACCCCGCCTGTCCTCTATGACGGACACAGAAATTCATCAAAG GTTAAATTCCTATTTCAAGTTCTTTATTGTGAGAGACCCATTTGAGCGTCTGATATCTGCTTTCAAGGACAAGTTTGTGAAGAACCCAAGATTTGAACCTTGGTACAAACATAACATTGCCCCAGCCATCATTCGCAAATATCGCAGGAGTCACAATGATGATAGTGAAAGTGTGGGTCTTCAGTTTGAAGACTTTGTACGGTACTTGGGTGACAAGTCAGGCCGACAGCGCTTGGACAGGCAGTTTGGCGACAACATTATTCACTGGCTGACATATGCTGATCTATGTGCTCCTTGTGATATTTCTTACAATGTTGTGGGTCACCATGAGACCCTGGAACGTGATGCTCCTTATATTCTAAAAGCTGCTGGTATTGCTGACCTAGTGTCATACCCCAATATTCCACCAGGGATAACCCGCTACAACCGCACCAAGGTGGAACGCTATTTTACTGGAATCAGCCAACGAGATGTCCGTCGGCTCTATGCTAGCTACCAGGGAGACTTCAGCCTGTTTGATTATCAGAGACCTGCCTTCCTATTGGACTGA
- the chst10 gene encoding carbohydrate sulfotransferase 10 isoform X2, whose translation MMRRHWLLVGACGWVLLILMFISKFINFSFRIPDYAERREMFVWTFPSVTTKRTAVQWSDKGASQPYILSSVGPSVVEPIDWQSVNEKRLELLSTVCRNSTMWNLTHTTVDKFVLDRIFVCDKHKILFCQTPKVGNTQWKKVLIVLNGMFSKVEAIPENLVHDHERNGLPRLSSMTDTEIHQRLNSYFKFFIVRDPFERLISAFKDKFVKNPRFEPWYKHNIAPAIIRKYRRSHNDDSESVGLQFEDFVRYLGDKSGRQRLDRQFGDNIIHWLTYADLCAPCDISYNVVGHHETLERDAPYILKAAGIADLVSYPNIPPGITRYNRTKVERYFTGISQRDVRRLYASYQGDFSLFDYQRPAFLLD comes from the exons ATGATGCGCCGTCATTGGTTGCTGGTTGGTGCTTGTGGCTGGGTGTTACTTATCCTTATGTTCATCAGCAAGTTCATCAACTTCAGCTTCAGAATACCAG ACTATGCGGAGAGGAGAGAGATGTTTGTTTGGACCTTTCCATCTGTTACGACAAAACGTACTGCAGTCCAGTGGTCAGACAAGGGAGCATCACAGCCATATATATTG TCCTCAGTTGGTCCCTCTGTGGTGGAGCCCATAGACTGGCAGTCAGTGAATGAGAAGCGTCTGGAGCTCTTATCAACTGTTTGCAGAAACTCAACTATGTGGAACCTTACCCACACAACTGTGGACAAGTTTGTCTTGGACCGCATTTTTGTGTGTGACAAGCATAAAATTCTCTTCTGTCAGACACCCAAAGTTGGAAATACTCAGTGGAAGAAGGTTCTAATTGTCCTTAATG gaATGTTCTCAAAAGTTGAAGCTATACCAGAGAACCTGGTTCATGATCATGAAAGAAATGGTTTACCCCGCCTGTCCTCTATGACGGACACAGAAATTCATCAAAG GTTAAATTCCTATTTCAAGTTCTTTATTGTGAGAGACCCATTTGAGCGTCTGATATCTGCTTTCAAGGACAAGTTTGTGAAGAACCCAAGATTTGAACCTTGGTACAAACATAACATTGCCCCAGCCATCATTCGCAAATATCGCAGGAGTCACAATGATGATAGTGAAAGTGTGGGTCTTCAGTTTGAAGACTTTGTACGGTACTTGGGTGACAAGTCAGGCCGACAGCGCTTGGACAGGCAGTTTGGCGACAACATTATTCACTGGCTGACATATGCTGATCTATGTGCTCCTTGTGATATTTCTTACAATGTTGTGGGTCACCATGAGACCCTGGAACGTGATGCTCCTTATATTCTAAAAGCTGCTGGTATTGCTGACCTAGTGTCATACCCCAATATTCCACCAGGGATAACCCGCTACAACCGCACCAAGGTGGAACGCTATTTTACTGGAATCAGCCAACGAGATGTCCGTCGGCTCTATGCTAGCTACCAGGGAGACTTCAGCCTGTTTGATTATCAGAGACCTGCCTTCCTATTGGACTGA